GCCCTTTGTACAGAATCCCAAGTAGAAACACATCCTCATCCTTCCACCTCCACACCCTGGTGTTACACTCACAGCCACGGGCACCTGTGACACATGCTTAGAGCAGGCAACACTGCCGAGCTTCTGATGTGAGGTGAAGCCATGGTTGCTGTCTTAATAGGTGGTAAACCACTGTGCAAGTCTCACACCTGCCACATTAGACTTCCCAGATGCATACAAGAACCTCCAATTTAATTCAGAGCTCCAAATGCATAGGATACATTCAGAAGGCTTTAAACCCTCTTCAATCAGCAAGAGCAGTCACTTGAGTAAGGGGAGACGGGCACAAGAGGAGACATCCTCCAATTTGTGCTACAAAAGTGCTCTTGACAAGAAACCCAGCAGAACACTTACTTACAGAAACAGGTGGTGTATCAGTGCACATGGCATACTTCTCAGTGCTATCTATTAATAAAAAAGTGCTATGAAATGCAGAACTGTGGATCCTTTcctaatcaaaaaaaaaaaaaagctgaaagaaccAGTGGTGTATCCATTACTAAGATATTTAGAACACCTTTTGAAGAACAGCACTTCACATTGGCTCCTGAAGTACCATCTCAGATTATTCACAAACtagcagcacagcctgtgccTAGAACTGAACAAGGCAAGCTCTCTAACATTCCCAGCACTGTACTATGGTCATGTGTTTGGGTCAACAAATTGAGTTTTACTCCTGAGAGAGAGGGAGGCCCTACacactgcagaaggaaatgaagatgCAGTAGCATGTCCTGAGCAAAGAGCAAGCACAGAGTCTGTGCAGCACAAGCTCTGTCCACTATGTTAACATTGCTGTTCTCAGGTTGTGAAGTCAAGGGCATAAAAGAATTCACTACATGCCAGCCAAGCAGAAAGTAGTTTTTGCTGATCAGGAACTAGAGTACAGGGCCCTACGTATTCCTGTACAGCTGCTAAGAAAAGCAACACTTACAAGAATGCTAAAAAGCATAATTGGCTTCTTATGTACAGCAGCTAAGGTTACATTCGGTAAAAAACAGATTCTAACTTGCTAAGACTGAAAATCGTGCTCTCTCTACCCTGTTTATATGCACACAACACTAATAATTTGACGTTTATGTGAACTTCCCACATTCATTGGGTACATTTTGCAAGCtgacagcactttttttttttttttttttttttcctttctgcagcctgtgctgccccATGTCCCAGGAGGATCAATAGAAAGCTGAAACACTCAGCACCCTGGGAAGCGATGTTACTTCAGTGCCCCAACCAGTGCCATAAGAAGAGATCTGCCCACTATGCATAACAGAAAACGGTGCTGAACAAAGGCCTTCCCCAGGCTCAAGCCAGCATCTCAGAAAAGCTATCTACGCACAGATCACACCCAGCAGGATCACATACTCAGGGCAGAAACTTCCATCCACCATTGGACAATGCGCTCCTGTGTCTTAGTACCTCTTCCCTACGATACTGAAGAGTAACAGCACCAGAGGACATCCACAGAGCCTTGGCTGGCTGTGATTCAGGGCAAAGGCTGGTGCTGGAAAGCTGTTCAGGGCTGGTGAACCATTATTTCTCACCCTAAAGAAAATTCTCCCGTATCTCAAAGAAACAGACACTGACATTTATCTGGGCAGCACCACACAAACTGCAGTAAACGCAGACAAGGGCTAGGAAAGTTTTATTTACATGCACCCTCTTTTGATAACTTGCCCAATGAAGAGACTGACGCTCAGAGCTGAGCTAAACAAGGACTGCAACTTTTTAGCCTTGGAGTAGTATGCTTTAAGATGGAAAATCTCAACACAGTGCTTCCTTCTCATGCTTCAAAATAAAGGACATGAGAAGAAGCATATAGGATCAGGCACCCTGACAATGCTTACACTTGGCCCTGGCATAAGGTTCAATTGAAgagactgcagaagaaaaaaaacggTACTTATGTCTATAATCATTCTATGACTAttattgctacttttttttttttgagtaagcttttgtatttaaacaaatacacaCTGAAAGTCAGAAATCTCACTCATCTTCAACATCAGAGTAAGCATTCACTCACAGCACAGACTCCAAATGTGATAGCAAAGAGCAGaaacctgcatttttcttccagtcccAGAGAAAACTGTAAGACTAGGCAGTATGAGTAGCGGTAAGATAACTGACTTTGCTGTGAGATGAAGTACATtagagaaatacattaaaaaagttGAAGACGTAGACTTTAAAGAGTTCATTACGATTTGGATGGTGCACAATTTAGCTACTCTTAAGAAATCATCTAGTTTCAGTGTTGCTTGTAGCTTGTCTTATGCCAAGACAAGTGGCCTAAAACCAAAATCTACATCTACTGTTAATGATTTAACACATCACATGAAAAATCtcttatttgtttaaaaagcatatcttaaattgctgcttttgaaagcaaacagattGAAGCACTCTGACAAGTTTCTTACCACTGCCTCGTTCTTTGGAACAGACGGATTTAACGTTGTGAGATGGCTGCCTCGGATCCAGGAAGGAGACATGCGCCTGCGATCCTACGGCATAAACTGACCACTCCTGACCGTAAGCCAAACACACGTTCTCCCTGCAGTATGGCAACTTCGTGGAAAGTAActggaaacagaggaaagaaaaaaaaaaaaaaaaaaaaaacacattacaatAAAAGAGCATGATGCTACAGATTTTTTCTGTTAAGCTTCTTTCTAAGTAAattgcagtggggaaaaaaaacatctaaaatagGTTCATCACAAAAACAGAACTTAAAGAGAAAACCAACAACCTgacccacaggaaaaaaaaaaagccatgggATGCCTTATCAAACCAAACTGGAATGCTAAAGGCTGAAGTATTATTTGAAGAACAAAGGACAGTTTTGgcaaattgttttaattttttttaagctgctgtTACCACCTCCACAGGTGTAGAGGCATCAGCTCCCTGAAAAAGCTTACCTCATACACCAGCAGAGATATGCCTGATTTTAGTCTGCAATTACACTTTAACAAGTATAGCTTCTTTGATGAACCCTGCTACAAAACTACCCACGCTGTATGCAACAGGGCACTCAACTCATGCAGAGCTGGCATAAGTTTAAGAGCAGTGAGTTTTTCtcctcaaattttatttttagtacatTTTATACAAAGCTTATTTTTACAAACTGTTGTTTTCTTCAAGCATTTAAAGGAGATGAAGAAATAGTGGACAGCAATAAATGCTAGGCCATTTTCCAAGTTTAAtgccaaaagagaaaagcaccTTTGATAGCGTGTGCTCTGCTTTCCAAAGATGAAAATACCCATCTAGGgacacagctcccagctcctgttaagatttaaaaaaaaaaaaagttagttagTTTCCGTATTATAAATGCCCTTATAAACCTCACACTCAACTAGGCAGGCTACATTCTCCAGATTGAGCTCATCCTGTACATGATTATCAAGAtagcttttcatttcacattgaTCTTGAGAGAACACAAGATAGCACAAAGGTGCCAGATAGAATAAGAATtattaaaacaaccaaaaataactttaaaagtaTAGATCTTGTTAGACAAGCAAATAATCACTTATTAGACAGTACAAGCTAGTTAGCAACTAGCAGCTCCCACACTTATTCTGACCCCAAAGTCATCATTTATTTCCAGGCACTACTCTATAGGAAAAAGCTGTGTGAAGTCTTCATTGCAGAGGAGTGATTAACACggtgaaaaataaagccaacaGGAGCACTGTGTTGCTGAGAGCATGCCTGCTTTGGCTTCAGACCTCCTCTGTTCTGTgaggacagaaacaaaagcagtggAGGATGAATTGCTACTCCTACTTGCTCCAGTAGCTTTCATCTCTAGTAATAGCAAGAGATCAGCATGGGGGGAggttaatgttttgtttgtcaAATGCCAACAAAATAACACCAGAGCAAGCAGTGGTGCCTGCCCTGTGTGTCAGTTACCTCACTTGCTGCGCAATCCAGTAACAACTCAGCTATCAAAACAGGAACTACCTGAATGCCAGCTGGTCTTCATTAATAGTGAAAGAAAGCAACAACCACACCAGAGAGTGGGATTCAAGCTGCAAGGGGGTGTTTTGGTACTTTCTCTGCTTCGTGTAAAcattccccctttccccctctgGGTGCCGGTCTGAAAACCAAACCCACAGTCAAATTGttccttctcagaaaaatgCATGACGTCCCTGCCTCCAGCTTTTCTGAATTCACTCGGGGGCAGAGGTAGACACAGCAGATGAAGACAACCATTTCATatgagaaggaaacaaaagaatcaGGGAAAAATGTTAGGCTGCCTCTCCAATATATTTGACTTAGATTAGTTTTTTTCTGGTATGTCTGGACAGTTTTAGGACTTCTCATCTGTCTTTAAAAGCTTACTCaccttgtttttattgttgaaaGCCAGTGCTCGGACTTTGCAATTGTCAGGATTGGTGTTCTCCTTGGGGATATCCTTCAGAGCCCTGTGTGTTATGTGGGCATAGACAGGAACTTGAGACAGGTTGTGCCTGGCATCGCTTTTAGACAGCACATCCTCTGTGACTTCCCAGAGACCCATCGAACCATCCCGAGAACCTGGATGAATAGCCCATACATAACAGCATTTCACATCGATGTAATTGCccttttttaaagaaggaacTGAAATAAACAGTACAGTCTGGAAACAGGAAAGGATACTATTGCCATTAGTTTAACTGAACACACTGCTGGGCGTCATTAATTAGGATTAACAACAGGATCTTTCTCAGCTACTAAGTTAGTAATATCGTGACCTCATtgtcaagtgtttttttcctgtatggcTTCTAAGAATTGAATCTGTTTTCAAAGTGACCACCAAAAAAACCACAATCATCGTTAGAGATTCACACATGGAATAAATTCAGAGGTGACAGAAGAGCCAACACATTTAGCCCAGCTTACCAAGGCTGAGATAACTGTGTCTGCTAAGTCATTGCAAAAACCTCTGAGAAAGTTTTGTTAGGTTTATGCAGATTTTGGGTCAGTTGATTTTTGCCAGTATCCCAGTGTATATCTgcacagaaaactgcaaaatttcttgtttaaaaaacaaaaggaactgAGGCTGAACAAGCAAAACCCCCCATTTTTCTATTGAATTTGGAGATACTGTGAGAAACtaagctgtgtttttgcagtagagaattactttttttgtatTCCAAGGTATTTGGGTAGtcataacaaggagaaatgctaagtaagtaagtggacagtagaaggcctcactgttccaaaacaAGGtggaagcttgagaaaaacaggatgagccATGTGGGAACAGTAAAATAATGATGACAcgttctcaaaacataagaaagggaaaattaaaaaaaaaaaaaggagaaattaaagggttaaagaaaaaattgtacACATGTGGTACAGAGGAGCGttgagtagcttgtgaacctgtagtactcagtcaatgaggaaacaggggaggtcATCAGGTGtcaggtaatagggaataaGAGGTTACGATTTGTTTACTATAATGAGCTCCTAACATGGCACTTGCAaggcaagcaggcgatcaggcctagtcagcatgggtttatgaaaggcaggtcctgcttgatgaacctgatctccttctatgacaaagtgacgcactgggtggacgagggaaaggctgtggatgtggtctaccttgacttcagcaaggcttttgacaccatttccaacagcattctcctcaagaacctggctgctcttggcttggactggcgcacacttcgttgggttagaaactggctggatagccgggcccaaagagtcgtggtgaatggagccaagtccagttggaggccagtcactagtggcgtcccccagggctcggtgctggggccggtcctctttaatatcttcatcgatgatctggacgagggcatcgagtgcaccctcagtaagttcgcagatgacaccaagttaggtgcgtgtgtcgatctgcttgagggtaggaaagctctgcaggaggatctggataggctgcaccgatgggctgaggtcaactgcatgaagttcaacaaggccaagtgccgggtcctgcacctggggcgcaataaccccaagcagagctacaggctgggagaggaatggttggagagctgccaggcagagaaggacctgggagtgatggtggatagtcggctgacTACAGGCTGACTACAggtcctacgaggagcggctgagggagctgggcttgttcagcctggagaagaggaggctcaggggcgaccttatcgctctctacaggtaccttaaaggaggctgtagtgaggtgggggttggcctgttctcccacgtgcctggtgacaggacgagggggaatgggcttaagttgcgccaggggtgtattaggttggatgttaggaagaacttctttactgaaagcgttgttagacactggaacaggctgcccagggaagtggtggagtcaccatccctggaggtctttaaaaggcattcagatgtagagctcagtgatatggtttagtggaggactggttagcgttaggtcagaggttggactgggtgatcttggaggcctcttccaacctagacaattctgtgattctgtaattggCAGGAtgcccaccattgcaatcgcaaataaaatagcttcacagaagatcctgtctgaagaaaattattgggATTTTTCTCACAATATTAAGCCAAAATATGAAACAATCAGAGTAGGCAAAGAAAGCTGAACTACTTCAGTTCACTGATCAGTGCAGACTTAGCCAAAGCCCCTTGCCCATCCCTTCTAGTGTTTAGACAACTCAATTACATCTAAGTCAGCTCTTACAGACTTGACACGTACCCCTTTCTTCCCTGTGCTACAAAAACCACATCCCTTCTTTCACAGAGAAAGCATAATCTGTATTTCATGTCTTGAAGATTCTAGAAAAGACTAAATATCTACATCAGCCAACTTATAGACTTTGGTACATCATAAAGAATAAGCTGCAAAGACACATAAGCAAAACATCTTGTTGAAGTAGTGTTGAATACCAGTGCATCGTAAGATGGCTTTGCCCCCTGGCAGACGGATTGGGTCATTTGCCACCATCACCCAGCAGACAAATACAAAAGGAGCTTCCTAATGGCACTGCATAGCAGCAGGCAGCATGGCCATTACATCCTGCTACTCAATTTACATGCTGATGGTTTCTAATAGCACCTGATCTTCTTATGGAGGCTGAATGCTCAGCAGTAGAATTTCTAAATATCTTGACAGACTTTAGGAGGAAGCTGTCCCTTTTAATAGCCCTAACAGGGGGAAAAGACAATGTATGGCATTTAACTGGTTGGCCCTGAAGCTAAGGAGAGTATCATCGGTTACCCTAGGCTCATCCAGGGAATTATTCATTTTAGTTTGGAACTTTTGGCATGGAAATCTTTGTCTAGTCAGTACAGCAATTGTTGCATTCTCCCGCAGTCACAGCTGCTCACAGTCAAGATGTTTCGTTTTATGCTTATTGACTATCAAAATACACTGCTGCCTGTTTTAGAGGCAAATCTTTGCCTTGTTCTTGTTGAAGCTAACAAAGGCAAGAATAATCAAGCCCATGGCCCACTCTGCACTCTCTCAATATTTTTGACAGCAATGAGAAAATGTACTGCTGAAGCTCTAACCTCAAGCTGTATGAGTGTGCTACTGTCtgtcatgggaaaaaaaaaaaaaaagcccatctCTTTATTCCTGTGACATTTAACCTACCCCAAGGAAAGTTAACAAGAGTTGTGCATTTTGATTCCCAACTCACAGGTAATTACTAATTCCTCAGTATCTGGAgttcaaatatttctgctttgtagtTGCAGTTACAGATTGCAATAACAGatgtattattaaaacaaatgtcaGAGGTTagtcgtctttttttttttttcccccaactaGATCTGTTAAGTTCTCAAGCATTCAGACTTGCTAATTGCTTTTAACAAGTTTTCCCTGGTGTCTCACATCTGCAGACTAGAGTATACATCTTGCTACAAGTTTCACGCAACAGAGGACATGGCAACCACCTTTCTACTCATACATCCACTCTTGAGCATGCAGAAAACATTAAGAGCTACGGTTCAGCATCCCATGCTGGGCCTCACTGGGTCCTTATCTCACCACTGGATTTCTGTAATCATCTTTGCTGTTCTCCTCagactttaaaatgatttttgcaATGCAGGTTTTTAGGTTGGAGCCTCACAAGGATCAACGTAAGTATTAGTTTCAAAATCAAATTCCAGgattagctttatttttttttaatagctaagcaaattataaaaatcaaatacttgAATTGTTACGGGACAGTTCTCTGTCATCTACAGTCTGACACCCATGTATGGAATACTATATACACTGTCACCACAGACAGACAGTAAACTACTAAATTAATGCACTAGGACATTGGTACTGCTGCCTTTACTTAAGTAATACTTTATGAAGTTACACCAGTTATCCAACCAGTTACTAAAAAGTCAGTTACTGACCTTTTCTCTTACTGGCTTCCATCTTACCTACACACGTGTGTATGCACATATATAGCAGTAACTACTAACAGCTTGATAACAGAAACtgagttttcattaaaaagtctTTACAGGATTCCAGGTAAACATTGTTGCTCTGCTGTATTCCAAAGTTATTAACTCATAACATGAAATTATTGAAGTTACCCTCATACAAAATCCTTCCCTTGTAACTCACTGTTTAGAGACCCTCTCATGTCAGTGCCTActagaaaaacagtgaaatccctctgatattagaaaaaattataatttaaggACCAAGAGTAGTTTAAATAACCAAGCTAGTTAGTTCCAAGTGGTTTTCAGTGTAGCAGTACCCAAGCCAGACCCTACTGacctcttttaaaaacagaagaatctcAGATACTAAAGagctatataaatattaaatataatttaaagctCAGAAATGAGAACTTGAAAGTTCTAAACTGAAGGTCATGCACTGTAACAGGCTCTCGGAAATTTTGCTTCTCATCCCCAGGATAATTTTTATTCAAAGTCCCAAGGGGGCTCTTATCAGTTATTTCTACAATGCGAAGGTCTACTTACAGTACCAGGCATGCctcaaaaaaacccaaacaaacaaacacatttgttttaacTGGGTTTAAAGGCATTTTCTGAAACAGTgagaaacatttaagaaaatggtTTAGTGATTACGTTATATTGCTCAAGACACCTGGGTTCAGATAAACCCAAGACTTAAGCTGCCCAATTAAACTCCCTCCAAAcaatagaaagaagaaattcagacCATGGGGGTTGGCTGAAACCTCTTTCAAGGACTTCTTTCCTCCTACTAATTGAAACCACCAAAGGTAATCAGGCTCCAGGCTCCTACCTTTAGTGAATTCAACTGACACATTTAATTGCAATGACCCCAAAATGCTGGACATAAGGATAACTAGTAGATAGCTCTCAAAGCAGGCCCCATATAGGCCCAGCCTACACTTCAAGTGCAATCATGACAAAATGCCAGTTATATCATAGACTGAAGTATTACAAAGTGTTGGGTTTGGAGCATTtattcccccccacacacacacctgcagAAAATCACAAACAGAAGCACTTGAAACAGGAATACTGGTTATTGGCACTATTACAATTACTGTGTTATCTTTATGTCTTGATAAAGGTGATTCCCTAAGACTTACCAAGTGCTGTATATCAGTATAgtaaaataatgacaaaaaagaTTACCAGAAACGGCCATGGTATCACTGATCCACGCAATTGAAAATATCCAGTCCTTATGTCCatcctaaaaggaaaaaaaaagtcagatttgcTGTGCCATTATATTCTAGAGTAGTCTCTCAAAGcagcaaagtatttttcactttgagTTTTAGTACAAGCATAAGAAGAACAGACCTATGTTAGAAACATTATACAGGTGAAATCCCAGTATCAATCTGGAGTAGTTTAAGTAACCCACAgcaatttaaactttttttttttttagtttcattaAACTTAGCATATAAAATTAATAGTTAGAGAGCAATTAAGTGATGGAAAAACAGGCCTTAAACTGAAGACAAATTTATCTCACATCTAAGAATTtagattttccattttgaaagcagtgttttttgcAAAATAGCCACACGCTTCCTCAAACGTCCCTACTATAAATGGTAACTAAAACATTATGTTTGCAATAGATAAGctacagaataatttttcaagACTACTACTTCAAGAACCTTTTGTTTGGCATGTAAAGAAACCTGGGGGGATCCCTAAGCCTGTAGTTCtgtttgaaaagctgcagtcaCAGCAGCATGCAAGTGAATAGCAAGTCATGAAGAGCTTCAGAGTCAAgccttttcagcagcagcagatagccagctgcagagctccaaCCTCTGCTGTTGTCAGTAACATCTAAGGCCTGAGtcaaaaggaaggagaaatgagaGAAGGGCTTCTGGGACACCACTATATTCActtcagcctttttcttttcaagactggctattttaaaaaagtatgaGGACATTTCAGAAATAGACTCTGGTGCTGCTTATATCAAAGTGCCATAAGCCACGGGGTTAGAACTGATCCTTAAAGGCAAGATCTGCCTCTGGGATAATGCACACATAGAGCTGcacaggagaaggggaaaactTGAATAACTTGCAACATCTTTTCAATCTTATCACAAGAGCTTTTTCACTAAAACTAGCTGTGTGTCTCAGTTTCAGCCTTCATCATCACAATTAGACCAACATTTAGGATGTGGTTGTATTTTCAATGCTTAAAAGTAATCTAAGTGGACCTGAATGAGGGCAAGGAAGAGGAAATCTGACTTAGAACCATTTCATGTGTTCATGCCCCTCACTTGTATTTAACATATCTTGTCAAGAAAGACCACTTTATCAGGAATGTTTTAAACCtttcagaaattcttcactcttcACCACAAAACTCCCAAATCTAACCTCGCTTTGACCTCAGGCACTTCAAAGTAGTAATTCTTTTAATTGGCAGAATAAGCTTTCCCCAAATATTCCCACTTACATCTCCCACACAGACAGGATCAAGTGTAGGCAGACGATAAATTGCAAGACTGTTGGGGTTGTCTCCACCTGTGGCCAGAAGGGTCCTTGAGGGGTTGAGCTCAATGGCGTGAATACCACAGCCCTGCTGGTTCACCATGCCAGGTTCACGGTCTTTCAGAATAGGAATCTTGGTAATTTGACCAGTCTGGACGTCTACCacaaataactggaaaaaaaaaaaaaaaaaaaaaaaaaaaaaaaaaaaaaaaacagcagatgcAAATCATTGCTGAACAAAGAtcagaaaaacaagatttccACTTTGGCTATAAATCCTGCTAGATGActgaaaaaatgtataatttattaCTTAAAACTAGTGAACTAGCTTAATTTACACTGGGTTTTATTTCAATGATCCCATTTGGTTTTGAATGcaatggaagagaaaggagaaaaagttgTCATGGCACATTTCCCATTTAACCAAGCCCTCAAATCTGAAGTTTATTGCCCTGTTCGTTTCTGtgacaaaacagaattattttctagtTTCTCTTAACACTAGGGAGAAAGACAGACCCACCTCCAAAGTGCAAGTAAGCCCAAGAGCACTGGGCACAAATCTCCTGCAGCGCAGATCAGGATACATATTGAAGTTTCGGCTTTGACAAATTGACACCTTAGAAGTTTATTTAATTAGAGCTTATTTTCTAGTGATGCACAGAACAGTGACTAAACACAGTACTGCCAGTGTGAAtatcaaaaaaaagaaacagatatcTAGCTACATTCATCTGTCTGCAAAAAGACTAGAAGTTGTAGCTCAACGTCACCGTCTCCTTGGCAGAAAGATCAGTTATAAAGCCTTGCAAGTCTGCAGACATCACTGCACACCAAGTTAAATCTGTTCCAATGCATACAACTATAATTTATGATAATGGTAAACTCAATTTACTTAAACTATAGTTTACTATAATGGTAAAGTTTAAATTAGTTTCTGCAAACTATGGTTTACCCTGTCTGCCAAAGCATACTTTCATCTGGGAGGCTCCTGCACTGGATTGTTTCCACAGGTGTTCAGAGTGCAGCTGCACTAACAGCCACATTGGTGTAACTAAGGGACAATATCTTGTGAGGGAACATGAATGAGAAGCAAGGAAATGGAGTATGTGAGCTGACTTGGCACTAAGGAAagtgatgtaaaaaaaaaatttttaaaaaaatcacagcccAAGATTTTTGGGGGAACTCACAGACTTGATCTCTGCTCTTTAAtaagaagcaaaatttaaaCAAGATTTAGTAGCCTGTTACTTCTGATGTACTGAGCTAGCAGAATATTAATGTCAAATCAAAATCTGTTAAAGTATGGTATGTTAAACTCATTCTGCAGAGAAAGCCATGACCTATTCATCACTATTTATGCCTTGTACCTAGACTTATGCACCATCCTCAACCCACAACTGATCCTCCTCTGTAGTCAGAAGTCTTGCACAAACAGATCACAGTTCCTACAGTGACTGAATTTTTATGTTCAGTTCTTTATTTTGTATGCAGGTGTCAgggggacaggcagcagctgaagcGTAGCTGAGTAGGAAGGAGGCACTGCTCGCTTCTGCTCAGCCTCGCAACGCGGCTCACTTCCCAAGACAAGCAGTGAAATCAGAATGCATGCAGCAGCCCTAACCTCATCCCTGAGAATTAACACCTGCACTACAGGAACACGATGACCACTAATTCCCTCTCCTCTCATCCTCCCCTGTGagcttttatcttcttttcttctttagtaTTTCCTTCCAGTAGAAACTCACAAttccctccccatcctccttCAATTactgagtggggaaaaaaataaacttttatgtACCTAAGTTTCAGGATTACAACGGTCATTTGAAGGTCCTAAAGCTAGCATCAGAAGCATTAATTAGGAAAACGCGTCCAAATCTCAGGAGGCCCAGATTCAGGGAAGCCATATTTCAGCTGTTAGAGATGCACACTTCAGAGGAAATCTCAGTAGATATtagcactgaaattaaaaacccTTCACATTCTCCAGTCTAACATCACCACTGCACACCTGTGTTTGACACCAGGCTAATAACTAAAGAACAAGACTTACTCTAAATATGAAATTTCTTTAATGAACTGTAAACTTACTGGACTGTAAAATTTAAAGTTGTGTATCTCCAAG
The sequence above is a segment of the Aythya fuligula isolate bAytFul2 chromosome Z, bAytFul2.pri, whole genome shotgun sequence genome. Coding sequences within it:
- the DCAF12 gene encoding DDB1- and CUL4-associated factor 12, with protein sequence MARKTVSRKRKAAAATAAGPGGLHGEQYGWDHSVHKRKRLPPVKRSLVYYLKGREVRMQNESSYHRLLHGYAAQQLPSLLKEREFHLGTLNKVFASQWLNHRQVVCGTKCNTLFVVDVQTGQITKIPILKDREPGMVNQQGCGIHAIELNPSRTLLATGGDNPNSLAIYRLPTLDPVCVGDDGHKDWIFSIAWISDTMAVSGSRDGSMGLWEVTEDVLSKSDARHNLSQVPVYAHITHRALKDIPKENTNPDNCKVRALAFNNKNKELGAVSLDGYFHLWKAEHTLSKLLSTKLPYCRENVCLAYGQEWSVYAVGSQAHVSFLDPRQPSHNVKSVCSKERGSGIRSVSFYEHIITVGTGHGSLLFYDIRAQRFLDEKPPRACYGQKQKLGGSEILKLTTGKGWLNHDETWRNYFSEINFFPNAVYTHCYDSSGTKLFVAGGPLPSGLHGNYAGLWS